A portion of the Candidatus Afararchaeum irisae genome contains these proteins:
- a CDS encoding ribbon-helix-helix domain-containing protein translates to MKTLTLKIDEETLDELDDEVEERGYSSRSEYLRKIIEKRHEVDEVREEYEKNLEKLRNDLDHAEARADDLRRQLEARGNVEEKVEEIAERQERQDEALAEVLREQRRGVLSRAKLWLFGESRGDDNDREGS, encoded by the coding sequence ATGAAAACGTTAACCCTGAAGATAGACGAAGAAACCCTCGACGAACTCGACGACGAGGTCGAAGAGCGCGGCTACTCGTCTCGGTCAGAGTACCTACGTAAGATTATAGAAAAGAGACACGAGGTCGACGAAGTCCGCGAGGAGTACGAAAAGAATCTCGAAAAGCTCCGGAACGACCTCGATCACGCCGAAGCACGAGCCGACGACCTCAGACGGCAGCTTGAGGCACGCGGGAACGTCGAGGAAAAGGTCGAAGAGATAGCCGAACGACAGGAACGCCAAGACGAAGCCCTAGCCGAAGTACTTCGAGAACAACGGCGAGGCGTACTGAGTCGTGCGAAATTGTGGCTCTTCGGCGAGTCACGCGGCGACGACAACGACCGAGAGGGGAGCTAA